A single genomic interval of Chryseobacterium paludis harbors:
- a CDS encoding helix-turn-helix domain-containing protein: protein MKKKEKNVKRGEEITNKYLAFLDEHIQNVISGNTSEFMELNEIAVHLAISHTHLTDTVKKEKGNHPCHFYDTKIIEQVQIMLSETDRSIAEIARIFTYDPSNFSKFFKKWTNLTPGEYRNINQNKLPKSSP from the coding sequence ATGAAGAAAAAAGAAAAAAATGTAAAGAGAGGAGAGGAAATTACCAATAAGTATCTGGCATTCTTAGATGAGCATATTCAGAATGTTATTTCTGGTAATACTTCTGAATTTATGGAACTTAACGAAATAGCTGTACATCTTGCGATTTCTCATACACACCTTACCGATACGGTTAAAAAAGAAAAAGGAAATCATCCTTGTCATTTTTACGATACTAAAATTATTGAACAGGTTCAGATCATGCTGTCAGAAACTGATCGGTCCATTGCAGAAATAGCCAGAATATTTACTTATGATCCTTCCAATTTTTCCAAATTCTTCAAAAAATGGACGAATCTGACTCCAGGAGAGTATAGAAACATAAATCAGAATAAATTACCGAAAAGTTCACCATAG
- a CDS encoding response regulator transcription factor, whose translation MKIVETLNEKLLNKDLNKSNECLLGIDTYKNTALMYSQIENAISVLSDMQANKSYVYKSNTAFELGLNVDENPMLIDSIWEEEILKKIHPDDKLKKYIHELRFFKLMDSLKPKARQDYSVLSRIRIKDKNEEYKFVQHRMFYVYSPYNGKLRFALCLYSISIDQSILLPSDFLIVNSVKGEVVVEDKLNYRNILSQRELEILKFVGEGFTSKEIAEFLFISVNTVSRHRQNILEKLKVKNSIKAFNESFH comes from the coding sequence ATGAAGATTGTAGAAACGTTGAATGAAAAATTGCTGAACAAAGATCTAAATAAAAGCAATGAATGTTTATTGGGTATTGATACTTACAAGAATACTGCTCTGATGTATTCTCAAATCGAAAATGCAATTTCAGTATTAAGCGACATGCAGGCTAATAAGAGCTATGTTTATAAATCCAATACAGCTTTCGAATTAGGTTTAAATGTGGATGAAAATCCTATGCTCATCGATTCCATTTGGGAAGAGGAGATATTAAAAAAAATACATCCTGATGATAAGCTTAAAAAATACATTCACGAATTAAGATTTTTCAAACTCATGGATTCATTGAAACCTAAAGCACGACAGGATTATAGTGTTTTGTCGAGAATACGGATAAAAGACAAAAATGAGGAATATAAATTTGTTCAGCATAGGATGTTCTATGTGTATTCACCATACAACGGAAAACTTAGATTTGCATTATGTCTGTATAGTATCTCCATAGATCAGTCAATTCTTTTACCTTCAGATTTTCTCATTGTAAACTCTGTAAAAGGAGAAGTAGTAGTAGAGGATAAACTTAACTACAGGAATATTTTGTCGCAAAGGGAATTAGAGATTTTGAAATTTGTAGGCGAGGGTTTTACCAGTAAGGAGATTGCAGAATTCCTATTTATAAGCGTTAATACAGTTAGCCGCCATAGACAGAATATTCTTGAAAAACTGAAAGTAAAAAATTCAATAAAGGCCTTTAATGAAAGCTTTCATTAA